The Methylocaldum marinum genome includes the window GCCACGATGTAATAAGCAGGCACCGACAGCTTCATATTGGGCAACGAAACCGGTTTAACGGTCGCACCCAGCTTTCGATATTCGCCGATAGCTTCGTCGATCAGGCGCGCGATATCCGAGTCCAAACCCTCGTCGAAAAACTCTTTGGGCAAGCCTATCCTGAGACCTTCCAAATTTTCGTCGAGCGAGGCGGAATAGTTCGGTACCGGCCGATCCACGCTGGTGGAATCCTTTTCGTCGAATCCGGCCATGACCTGCAACATCAGCGCGCAATCTTCCGCCGTTCGCGCCATGGGACCGCCCTGATCGAGGCTGGATGCGAAAGCGATCATCCCCCAGCGGGAAACCAGACCATAGGTTGGCTTCAAACCGGTGATGCCGCAAAAGGACGCCGGCTGGCGGATCGATCCGCCGGTATCGGTTCCGGTGGCACCCGGCGTCAGCCGCGCCGCGACCGAGGCCGCCGAGCCACCCGACGAACCGCCGGGAACGGTGTCGGTATCCCAGGGATTCCTGACCGGTCCGAAATAGCTCGTCTCGTTGGATGACCCCATGGCAAACTCATCCATATTGAGCTTGCCCAGCATGACGCTTCCCGCCTGCTTGAATCGCTCGACCACCGTGGCATCGTACGGGGCGATAAAATTGTCCAGCATCTTCGAGCCGCAGCTCGTCTTCACGCCCTTGGTACAGAAAATGTCTTTCTGAGCGATAGGAACGCCGGTCAAGGCGCCGGCCGAACCGCGCGCAATCGCCTCGTCGGCCGCTTTGGCCTGCTGCAGCGCCGGCTCTTCGGTAACGGTGACAAAGGAATTGAGTTGTGGATCGTAATGCCGGATACGTGAGAGAAAAGACTGCGTCAACTCGATGCTGCTGAATTCTTTCTTCTTGAGTCCGTCAGCTAATTCGGCAATGGTTTTGTCATGCATGAGATAGATCCGAAATCCAGAATATGCTCGAAACGGCCGACAGCCCACCGGCCTCGGCCGCTTCCATCGATCACTCGATAACCTTGGGCACCAGATATAGCCCTGCTTCCACCAGGGGCGCACGGGCCTGGAACAACTCCCGCTGGTCGCTCTCGCTGACCGCGTCCGGCCTCAAGCGCTGGGCCTGATCCAGAGGGTGGGCCATCGGCGTGACCGCCGAGGTGTCAACGGCATTCATCTGTTCGACAAAATCCAGAATGCCTGTAAGATCTCGAGCGTAAGCGGCCGCTTTTTCCGAATCGATGGAAAGCCGTGCAAGCCAGGCGATCTTGTAGACTTGATCAATGTTTAGGGACATGATTGCATCCGATGTTTCTTTCGGTCATATAATACCCCATATATCGCCTTTGTCGCCCCGGCACTCCCGTTGTAAACTTACGGCATTTACAAGGACTCTATGCCTATGTTCTTCAGACACCTCCGAGGATTCTTCTCGAACGACTTGTCCATTGACCTCGGCACCGCAAACACCTTGATCTACATCCGTGGCCAGGGCATTGTGGTCAACGAGCCATCGGTGGTGGCGATCCGCGAAGACCGCACCCGCGGCCAGAAATCCATCGCGGCTGTCGGATCGGCCGCGAAATCCATGCTGGGGCGAACCCCCGGCAACATCACCGCCATCAGGCCTCTCAAAGACGGGGTGATCGCCGACTTTACCGTCACGGAAAAGATGCTCCAGTACTTCATCCACAAGGTACACAAGAACAAGCTTTTTCGACCGAGCCCCAGGGTTTTGATCTGCGTGCCGTGCGGTTCCACTCAGGTAGAACGTCGAGCCATCAAGGAATCCGCGGCAGGCGCCGGGGCGCGCGAAGTCTATCTCATCGAAGAGCCCATGGCGGCGGCCATTGGTGCCGGATTGCCGGTGCACGAGGCGCGCGGATCGATGGTGCTGGATATCGGCGGCGGAACGTCCGAAGTGGCCGTAATCTCGCTTAACGGCATCGTTTACTCGGCTTCCGTGCGTATCGGCGGCGACCGTATGGACGAAGCCATCATGAATTACGTGCGCCGCAACTACGGGACTCTGATCGGAGAGTCCACCGCCGAACGCATCAAGTACGAAATCGGCACCGCCTACCCGGGCAGCGAAATCAAGGAAATCGAAGTCAAGGGGCGCAATTTGGCGGAAGGCGTGCCGCGCAGCTTCGTCCTGAACAGCAACGAGATCCTCGAAGCACTGCAGGAGCCTTTGCAGGGAATTATAGGTGCGGTCAAGGTCGCACTGGAACAAACACCGCCCGAATTGGGGGCCGATGTCGCGGATCGCGGCATCGTTTTGACCGGCGGGGGCGCGTTGCTCAAAGACATGGACCGCCTGATCGCCGAAGAAACCGGACTTCCCGTTTTCATCGCCGAAGACCCTATGACCTGCGTCGCTCGCGGAGGCGGGCGAGTATTGGAACTGCTGGACGAAATTGGCGCGGCCGCATTCTCGCTGGAATGAAGTCGGCAATCCGCCGACGCGCGTCGTTTTAAGAGGATTGGGATATCAAACGGCTGTTCTCGCGAGGCTATTCACTCAACGTCCGCCTGCTGTTGTGCCTGGCGGCCGCATTTGTCTTGCTCGCCACGGAACAGCACGGACTCGTCCAGGCTGCGCGAACACCTTTTGCGTCCGCGACTTACCCGTTACAGCAAATCGTTAGCACCCCCGTACGTCTGGGACAGCAAGTCATAGAATCCGTTTCCTCGTACACCAATCTGGTGACGGAAAACCAGAAGTTAAGAGAGGAACAGCTTCTCCTCAAAACAAAGCTGCTGAAATTCGCCGCCCTCGAACAAGAAAACATCCGGTTGCGCGGACTTTTGGACACCTCTTTCAAGGTGGGCGAACAGGTATCGATCGCCGAACTGCTGTCGGTCAACCTGGTTCCTTACGAGCATGTGGTCGTAGTCAACAAGGGATCCCGCTTGGGCGTCCATGCCGGCCAGCCCGTGTTCGATGCAAATGGCGTCGTGGGCCAGGTATTGCGAGTCGGACCTTACAGCGCTGAAGTCATGTTGATTACCGATCCGAATCACGCCATCCCGGTACAGGTAAACCGGAACGGTCTCCGTACGCTGGCTCTGGGTACCGGCCGGACCGACCGCCTTGCGCTGCCTTATCTTTCCAGCAACGCCGATATTCAGGTCGGCGATCTCCTGGTCACTTCAGGGCTAGGCGGCGTTTTTCCTTACGGCTACCCGGTCGCCACCGTAACGGATGTAGCGCCGCAGAAAACGGCGTTCGCAAAAGTGTCGGCCGCACCGGTGGCTCAACTCGACCGAAACCGAGAATTGCTGTTGGTATGGAGCGACTCTCGTTCCATCCCGCGCATTGCTCCCGAACAAGAACAGCATCCGAACACTTTGCCTGCCAATGGCGACCGCTAAATTGTCCTCCGCCGGACTGCTGGTAGTACCGTTGAGCCTGGTATTCGCCATGGCTCTACGCATTCTGCCCTTGCCTCATGAGCTATTCGTCTTCAACCCGGACTGGACCCTTTTGTTCCTGATTTACTGGATCATCGCAATACCCGACCGGGTCGGGGTCGGCACGGCCTGGCTCACGGGACTCTTCGTCGACACTTTAACCGGCCGCATGTTGGGCCAGCACGCACTGGCTTATTCCATTATTGCCTATGCCAGCCTCCGATTGTATCGTCGCCTCCGCCTTTATCCGCTCCCTCAACAATCTCTCTGGATACTTCTATTCCTGCTGATCAGCCAATTTTTGGTCCTCTGGAGCCAAAATATAAAAAACATGCATGTCTTGAACTGGGTGTATTGGCTGCCATCATTTACCGGCGCATTCGCATGGCCGGCGGTATTGGTCACGCTCCGGCGGATCAGGCGCCATTTCGGCATCTTCTGAGTTTTCGGGCATGCGGTAACTGATCGCCATGAGCCGCCCCTTCGACCTTAAAGACAAGTTTTACGAGAACCGCCTGTTTCTGAACCGCATCGTAGCCAGTGTATTGTTCATACTGGTGGCGACCGCAGGTCTGGTAATCCGCCTGATCTATCTGCAGGTCATGGGACACGAGCACTACACGACCTTATCGCGGGACAATCAGGTCAAGATTTCCCCTCTAGCGCCGTCCCGCGGTTTGATCTTCGACAGGAACGGCGAAGTACTGGCGGACAACACGGTCACCTATAGCTTGGAAGTCATTCCAGAGCAGGTTCCGGACCTGAACACCACCTTAGCCGAACTGAAAGATCTGCTCAATCTGAGCGATGACGATATCAGCCGGTTCAAGACCCAGAAAAGCCAACGAAAAAGCTTCGAAAGCGTACCCCTACGGCTGCAGCTGACGGAAGAAGAAGTCGCCCGCTTCGCCGTCAAAATGCCTTATTTTCCCGGCGTCGAGATTCGAACCCGATTCATGCGCAGCTATCCTTACGGGCACTTGACGTCGCACGTTGTAGGCTATGTGGCACGCATCAACGAAGCCGAACTCCGCTCGCTGGACCCTGCCCAATATCGCGGAACCTACCACATCGGCAAGAGCGGCATCGAAAAGGCCTATGAATCCGTCCTGCACGGCAAGACCGGCTACGAGGAATATGAAACCAATGTTCAGGGGCGTGCCATTCAGGTGCTGAATACCATTGACCCCGTGGCCGGAGCCGACCTTTACCTTTCCCTGGATATCCGATTGCAAAAAACGGCTTTCGACGCCCTGGGAGAATTCAACGGGAGCGTTGCCGCGATTGATCCCTCTACCGGCAAGGTCTTGGTATTGGTCAGCAAACCGGGCTTCGATCCTAATCCGTTTATCCACGGCATCCGCAAGCAAGATTACGACATTCTTCAGAACTCTCCGGACCGGCCGTTGTACGACCGCACGCTGCGGGGCGTATATCCTCCAGGCTCGACAGTGAAACCGTTCATGGGTCTAGCCGGTTTGAAAATCTTGAACCTGAGTCCGGGAAGGCGGGTTCTTTGCCCCGGCTATTACCGCCTGCCCAACGCCGACCACAAATACCGGGATTGGCGTAAACAGGGCCACGGTTCTGTGGATCTCAAATCGGCCATCACCCAGTCCTGCGACGTCTTTTTCTACGATCTCGCCCACCATATCGGGATCGACGATCTACACGATTTCATGCAAATCTTCGGATTTGGAGAAAAGACCGGTATCGATCTGGCCGGCGAAAAATCCGGTCTGTTTCCGTCACGGGAATGGAAGAGAAAAAAGCGCAAACAAGTGTGGTATCCCGGCGAAACCGTCATCGCGGGCATCGGACAAGGCTATGTCCAGGTTACCCCTATCCAGCTGGCCAGAGCCACGGCGATACTCGCCGCCCGAGGACGAAATGTCGAGCCGAGGGTGGTGGACACCATTAAGGCGTCGTACGAAATCCAGCCCCCTTATCCGAAATCCGGCGAGGAATTTGTCGCCGACCTCAAGCCGGAATTCTGGCGTACAGTCATCGACGCCATGGTCGATGTCGTTCATAGCCAACGGGGTACGGCCAAGGCGATAGCTCCGGGACTTGCATACAGCGTTGCCGGCAAAACCGGAACCGCCCAGGTATTCACGGTGCGGCAAGATCAGGAATACAAAAAGTTAAAGATCAGCAAATCCCTGCGTGACCATGCCTGGTTCATAGCTTTTGCGCCCGCGGAAGCCCCGCGCATCGCCATTACCGTACTGGCCGAGAACGGTGGGCACGGCGGATCGGTCGCTGCCCCGATTGCTCGCGCCATAATGGATCAATACCTGCTCGAAAACCCATGAATATAGATCCTGTTCTCGCTCAACTCCGGATCATGCCGCCTCAGCGCGCGTCGCTGCTGCAAAAGTTCCATATCGACTTGCCCCTGATGGCAGGCCTCGGAGGCTTGTGCACTCTCGCCTTCATCATCCTTTACAGTTCCGGCGGCCAGGATGTGAACGTGCTCCTGCGTCAGGCGGCGCGCCTTGCGCTGGCCATGGTCATCATGATAGCCATAGCGCAAGTTCACCCGCGTCGGCTCAAGTATTACAGTCCGGCACTCTATCTGCTCGGGGTACTGCTTCTGACGGCCGTCCTGATAGCCGGAAAGATAAGCATGGGAGCCCAGCGCTGGCTGGACCTCGGAATCATCCGTTTCCAACCCTCGGAGCTGACCAAGCTTTCCACTCCCATGATGATTGCCTGGTTCTTGTCGGCCAGTACACCGCCACTGCGCCTGAAGCAATTGGCTCTTGCAGGAGTCTTGATGCTGATTCCCACGGCGCTGATTGCCAAGCAACCGGACCTCGGCACCGCCGTTTTGGTTGCCAGCGGGGGTTCCGCCGTAGTGTTCCTGGCCGGAATCCCGTGGCGCTATATTCTGGTCCTGGCAGTTTTGGGCGGGAGCCTGCTACCCGTGGGCTGGCACTTCATGCACGGCTATCAGCGGGACCGGGTGCTGACATTCCTGAACCCGGAAGCGGACCCTTTGGGACGCGGCTACCACATAATCCAATCCAAGATCGCCATCGGTTCCG containing:
- the mreD gene encoding rod shape-determining protein MreD, which produces MATAKLSSAGLLVVPLSLVFAMALRILPLPHELFVFNPDWTLLFLIYWIIAIPDRVGVGTAWLTGLFVDTLTGRMLGQHALAYSIIAYASLRLYRRLRLYPLPQQSLWILLFLLISQFLVLWSQNIKNMHVLNWVYWLPSFTGAFAWPAVLVTLRRIRRHFGIF
- the mreC gene encoding rod shape-determining protein MreC; protein product: MFSRGYSLNVRLLLCLAAAFVLLATEQHGLVQAARTPFASATYPLQQIVSTPVRLGQQVIESVSSYTNLVTENQKLREEQLLLKTKLLKFAALEQENIRLRGLLDTSFKVGEQVSIAELLSVNLVPYEHVVVVNKGSRLGVHAGQPVFDANGVVGQVLRVGPYSAEVMLITDPNHAIPVQVNRNGLRTLALGTGRTDRLALPYLSSNADIQVGDLLVTSGLGGVFPYGYPVATVTDVAPQKTAFAKVSAAPVAQLDRNRELLLVWSDSRSIPRIAPEQEQHPNTLPANGDR
- a CDS encoding rod shape-determining protein codes for the protein MFFRHLRGFFSNDLSIDLGTANTLIYIRGQGIVVNEPSVVAIREDRTRGQKSIAAVGSAAKSMLGRTPGNITAIRPLKDGVIADFTVTEKMLQYFIHKVHKNKLFRPSPRVLICVPCGSTQVERRAIKESAAGAGAREVYLIEEPMAAAIGAGLPVHEARGSMVLDIGGGTSEVAVISLNGIVYSASVRIGGDRMDEAIMNYVRRNYGTLIGESTAERIKYEIGTAYPGSEIKEIEVKGRNLAEGVPRSFVLNSNEILEALQEPLQGIIGAVKVALEQTPPELGADVADRGIVLTGGGALLKDMDRLIAEETGLPVFIAEDPMTCVARGGGRVLELLDEIGAAAFSLE
- the mrdA gene encoding penicillin-binding protein 2 — protein: MSRPFDLKDKFYENRLFLNRIVASVLFILVATAGLVIRLIYLQVMGHEHYTTLSRDNQVKISPLAPSRGLIFDRNGEVLADNTVTYSLEVIPEQVPDLNTTLAELKDLLNLSDDDISRFKTQKSQRKSFESVPLRLQLTEEEVARFAVKMPYFPGVEIRTRFMRSYPYGHLTSHVVGYVARINEAELRSLDPAQYRGTYHIGKSGIEKAYESVLHGKTGYEEYETNVQGRAIQVLNTIDPVAGADLYLSLDIRLQKTAFDALGEFNGSVAAIDPSTGKVLVLVSKPGFDPNPFIHGIRKQDYDILQNSPDRPLYDRTLRGVYPPGSTVKPFMGLAGLKILNLSPGRRVLCPGYYRLPNADHKYRDWRKQGHGSVDLKSAITQSCDVFFYDLAHHIGIDDLHDFMQIFGFGEKTGIDLAGEKSGLFPSREWKRKKRKQVWYPGETVIAGIGQGYVQVTPIQLARATAILAARGRNVEPRVVDTIKASYEIQPPYPKSGEEFVADLKPEFWRTVIDAMVDVVHSQRGTAKAIAPGLAYSVAGKTGTAQVFTVRQDQEYKKLKISKSLRDHAWFIAFAPAEAPRIAITVLAENGGHGGSVAAPIARAIMDQYLLENP
- the rodA gene encoding rod shape-determining protein RodA, with amino-acid sequence MNIDPVLAQLRIMPPQRASLLQKFHIDLPLMAGLGGLCTLAFIILYSSGGQDVNVLLRQAARLALAMVIMIAIAQVHPRRLKYYSPALYLLGVLLLTAVLIAGKISMGAQRWLDLGIIRFQPSELTKLSTPMMIAWFLSASTPPLRLKQLALAGVLMLIPTALIAKQPDLGTAVLVASGGSAVVFLAGIPWRYILVLAVLGGSLLPVGWHFMHGYQRDRVLTFLNPEADPLGRGYHIIQSKIAIGSGGIYGKGWLHGTQAHLEFLPERSTDFIFAVFAEEFGLVGCMSLLGLYLFVLGRCFYIVVQAQDKYSRLLAGALTVTFFVYVFVNVGMVIGILPVVGVPLPLISYGGTSMVTLLTGFGMLMSVQTHRKLLPNG
- the gatA gene encoding Asp-tRNA(Asn)/Glu-tRNA(Gln) amidotransferase subunit GatA; this translates as MHDKTIAELADGLKKKEFSSIELTQSFLSRIRHYDPQLNSFVTVTEEPALQQAKAADEAIARGSAGALTGVPIAQKDIFCTKGVKTSCGSKMLDNFIAPYDATVVERFKQAGSVMLGKLNMDEFAMGSSNETSYFGPVRNPWDTDTVPGGSSGGSAASVAARLTPGATGTDTGGSIRQPASFCGITGLKPTYGLVSRWGMIAFASSLDQGGPMARTAEDCALMLQVMAGFDEKDSTSVDRPVPNYSASLDENLEGLRIGLPKEFFDEGLDSDIARLIDEAIGEYRKLGATVKPVSLPNMKLSVPAYYIVAPAECSSNLARYDGVRFGYRCKDPKDLHDLYMRSRGEGFGEEVKRRILVGTYALSAGYYDAYYLKAQKIRRLISDDFKRAFEEVDVIMGPTSPSVAFRLGEKTADPIAMYLSDIYTIAVNLAGLPGMSIPIGFSKNLPVGMQIIGNYFSEARLLNVAHRYQRATDWHRRAPKDFV
- the gatC gene encoding Asp-tRNA(Asn)/Glu-tRNA(Gln) amidotransferase subunit GatC, which gives rise to MSLNIDQVYKIAWLARLSIDSEKAAAYARDLTGILDFVEQMNAVDTSAVTPMAHPLDQAQRLRPDAVSESDQRELFQARAPLVEAGLYLVPKVIE